A single region of the Montipora capricornis isolate CH-2021 chromosome 13, ASM3666992v2, whole genome shotgun sequence genome encodes:
- the LOC138029231 gene encoding ER membrane protein complex subunit 5-like, with product MVILGRILVFFGLVAILHAGYSAVQCRTYYKLLEEEFPGLPADVCIQCIIGLLIGCLGVAKMSGEFREIRAAAEMANKSWESLGNRPSFYTYSHRGKVLFVNNEVS from the exons ATGGTAATACTAGGTCGTATTTTAGTCTTTTTTGGCTTGGTTGCCATTTTGCATGCTGGATATTCCGCAGTTCAAT GTCGAACCTATTACAAGCTTTTAGAAGAGGAGTTTCCTGGCCTTCCTGCTGAT gTGTGCATTCAGTGTATCATAGGATTGTTAATCGGATGTTTAGGCGTGGCTAAGATGTCTGGTGAGTTTAGGGAAATACGAGCAGCAGCTGAAATGGCGAACAA GAGCTGGGAATCACTGGGTAATAGACCTTCATTCTACACTTACAGTCACAGAGGAAAAGTCTTGTTTGTGAATAATGAAGTGTCTTAA